One Actinoplanes missouriensis 431 DNA segment encodes these proteins:
- a CDS encoding TetR/AcrR family transcriptional regulator — MTTDATSSPDRPRRRDAEANRTRILQAAHTLLITDPNASMDDLAQAAGVVRRTLYAHFPTRDALITGLGDKAAADILEALSHTDRTTVEPAVALADFSLTIWTAGDQYRLLISLAESEYGTARLRDLLGPIRAQGFDLLARARDTGRFATHLPLEVLSDALQALTLSLLRSVNDGLWTDSGDRAARAILIAAGLPGADADAAIEQAKLTRT; from the coding sequence GTGACGACGGACGCGACCTCCAGCCCTGACCGCCCCCGCCGCCGCGACGCCGAGGCCAACCGGACCCGCATCCTGCAGGCCGCCCACACCCTGCTGATCACCGATCCGAACGCCAGCATGGATGACTTGGCCCAGGCGGCGGGCGTGGTCCGCCGTACCCTCTACGCCCACTTCCCGACGAGGGACGCGCTGATCACCGGCCTGGGCGACAAGGCCGCGGCCGACATCCTGGAGGCGCTGAGCCACACCGACCGGACGACCGTGGAACCCGCCGTGGCCCTCGCGGACTTCTCGCTGACCATCTGGACGGCCGGTGACCAGTACCGCCTGCTCATCTCGCTGGCCGAATCCGAATACGGCACCGCCCGTCTCCGCGACCTGCTGGGCCCGATCCGCGCGCAGGGCTTCGACCTGCTGGCCCGCGCCCGCGACACCGGCCGGTTCGCCACCCACCTGCCGCTCGAGGTGCTCAGCGACGCGCTCCAGGCGCTCACCCTGTCGCTGCTGCGCTCGGTGAACGACGGCCTTTGGACGGACTCCGGCGACCGCGCCGCCCGGGCGATTCTGATCGCCGCCGGCCTGCCCGGAGCGGACGCGGACGCGGCGATCGAGCAGGCTAAGCTAACTCGCACATAG
- a CDS encoding YwiC-like family protein, whose protein sequence is MTTAVRRPVRRQYVPPQHGAWAMLLLPYLAGTIVAGFRWPDVPLLGAWLAGYLLSYFVMQAIKSRRPQRYRAQITLYAPVTVVLAAPVLLACPRLLVFAPAYAALLAVNAWYAYRRRERALINDLASVVQSCLMVFVVAVVAGRPAAEVVTPFLVVALYLTGTVLYVKTMIRERGNARYLRASVVFHAVAALCGFVVGVLPGVVFTALLVRAWSLPGRSLTPKRVGLVEIGASVLVLLAATL, encoded by the coding sequence GTGACCACCGCTGTGCGCCGGCCGGTCCGCCGGCAGTACGTTCCCCCGCAGCACGGGGCCTGGGCGATGCTGCTCCTCCCCTACCTGGCCGGGACGATCGTCGCCGGTTTCCGGTGGCCGGACGTGCCGCTGCTCGGCGCCTGGCTCGCCGGGTACCTGCTCTCCTACTTCGTCATGCAGGCGATCAAGTCACGGCGTCCGCAGCGATACCGGGCGCAGATCACGCTGTACGCCCCGGTCACCGTGGTGCTCGCCGCGCCGGTCCTGCTGGCCTGCCCGCGGCTGCTGGTCTTCGCGCCGGCGTATGCGGCGCTGCTCGCGGTGAACGCCTGGTACGCCTACCGGCGGCGGGAACGGGCCCTGATCAACGATCTGGCGTCGGTCGTACAGAGCTGCCTCATGGTGTTCGTGGTGGCGGTCGTCGCGGGGCGCCCGGCGGCGGAGGTGGTCACGCCGTTCCTGGTGGTGGCGCTGTATCTGACCGGCACGGTCCTCTACGTGAAGACGATGATCCGGGAACGGGGGAACGCCCGCTATCTCCGGGCGTCGGTGGTCTTCCACGCCGTGGCTGCGCTCTGCGGGTTCGTGGTGGGCGTCCTGCCGGGTGTGGTGTTCACGGCGTTGCTGGTCCGGGCCTGGTCGCTGCCGGGACGGTCGCTGACCCCGAAGCGGGTGGGGCTCGTCGAGATCGGGGCCAGCGTCCTCGTCCTGCTCGCGGCGACGCTCTGA
- a CDS encoding quercetin 2,3-dioxygenase has protein sequence MSIQYLAGDHRALPGSPQPYFLAAGEGEHAKLFADTFTVLLSGDETDGQFGMFTSRCAAGDVIPTHSHADTHETFYIVEGLVRLFVEMPDGQKVNRLLGQGDFGFVPAGAAHAYQVEKPALILGAATGGFERFFQQMGTPVASASNDGEPFVPPFPRMRAAAEAHNMRFIPDAQW, from the coding sequence ATGAGCATCCAGTACCTGGCCGGCGACCACCGGGCGCTGCCGGGCTCGCCGCAGCCCTACTTCCTCGCCGCCGGTGAGGGCGAGCACGCCAAACTCTTCGCCGACACGTTCACGGTGTTGCTCAGCGGCGACGAGACCGACGGGCAATTCGGGATGTTCACCTCCCGGTGCGCGGCCGGCGACGTCATCCCGACACATTCACACGCGGACACGCACGAGACCTTCTACATCGTCGAAGGGCTGGTGCGGCTCTTCGTGGAGATGCCCGACGGGCAGAAGGTGAACCGGCTGCTCGGTCAAGGCGACTTCGGATTCGTCCCGGCGGGGGCGGCGCACGCCTATCAGGTGGAGAAGCCGGCGCTGATCCTCGGGGCGGCGACCGGCGGGTTCGAGCGGTTCTTCCAGCAGATGGGCACGCCCGTGGCGTCGGCGTCGAACGACGGGGAGCCTTTCGTGCCGCCGTTCCCCCGGATGCGGGCCGCGGCGGAAGCTCACAACATGAGGTTCATCCCTGACGCGCAGTGGTGA
- a CDS encoding ABC transporter permease, producing the protein MSNGRRGVPLALLLPAGLGLAFLVLPLIGLLARTPWSSLFDRLAEPEVMTALRLSLVTATIATGVCLLLGVPLAWLLARVEFPGRRVVRALVTVPLVLPPVVGGIALLLALGRRGLIGEWLDSTFGITLPFTTAGVVIAEAFVALPFLVISVEGALRGADTRYEEAAATLGAAPWTRFTHVTLPLVAPGIAAGAVLCWARALGEFGATITFAGNYPGITQTMPLAVYQTMESGDLEGAVVLSLILLIVSVTILATLRDRWLTSA; encoded by the coding sequence GTGTCCAACGGTCGCCGGGGCGTACCCCTGGCTCTTCTTCTCCCGGCCGGGCTGGGGCTCGCCTTTCTGGTGCTGCCACTGATCGGCTTGCTGGCCCGTACCCCATGGTCGTCTCTTTTTGATCGGCTCGCAGAGCCGGAGGTGATGACCGCCCTGCGCCTGTCGCTGGTGACCGCGACCATCGCCACCGGGGTCTGCCTGCTGCTCGGCGTGCCGCTCGCGTGGCTGCTGGCCCGCGTCGAGTTCCCCGGACGCCGGGTGGTGCGCGCGCTGGTCACGGTGCCTTTGGTGCTGCCGCCGGTGGTCGGCGGCATCGCGCTGCTGCTCGCCCTCGGCCGGCGCGGGCTGATCGGCGAATGGCTGGACTCGACGTTCGGGATCACGCTGCCGTTCACCACCGCCGGGGTGGTGATCGCCGAGGCGTTCGTGGCGCTGCCGTTCCTGGTGATCTCGGTGGAGGGCGCGCTGCGCGGCGCCGACACCCGGTACGAAGAGGCCGCCGCCACCCTCGGCGCCGCGCCCTGGACCCGGTTCACGCACGTCACGCTGCCGCTGGTCGCCCCGGGCATCGCGGCCGGGGCGGTGCTCTGCTGGGCGCGGGCGCTCGGGGAGTTCGGCGCCACCATCACGTTCGCCGGAAACTATCCGGGGATCACCCAGACCATGCCGCTCGCCGTCTACCAGACCATGGAGAGCGGTGACCTGGAAGGAGCCGTGGTGCTCAGCCTGATCCTGCTGATCGTGTCGGTGACCATCCTCGCCACGCTGCGCGACCGCTGGCTGACCTCGGCATGA
- the modA gene encoding molybdate ABC transporter substrate-binding protein, with product MLLTSSLAACGGETTDSAGTAAAGPGSAGGPVTVFAAASLTESFTTLGKQFESAHPGSTVTFNFGGSSALATQINEGAPADVFASAAPKNMQAVTDAGTPTTFVRNQLVIAVGKGNPQGVTGLTDLTKPDLKVALCADAVPCGAATKTATTAAGVTITPVTLEQDVKAALAKVKLGEVDAALVYRTDAKASAADIDAIEFPESATAMNDYPIAVLKTARNPAGGQAFVDYVLSAEGTKVLIEAGFQAP from the coding sequence GTGCTTCTCACCTCGAGCCTGGCCGCCTGCGGCGGGGAGACCACCGACTCCGCCGGCACGGCGGCGGCCGGGCCGGGATCCGCGGGCGGCCCGGTCACCGTGTTCGCCGCCGCCTCCCTGACCGAGTCGTTCACCACGCTGGGCAAGCAGTTCGAGTCGGCACACCCGGGCAGCACCGTCACGTTCAACTTCGGCGGCAGTTCGGCGCTGGCCACCCAGATCAACGAGGGCGCACCGGCGGACGTCTTCGCCTCCGCCGCCCCGAAGAACATGCAGGCCGTGACGGACGCCGGCACGCCCACCACGTTCGTGCGGAACCAGCTGGTCATCGCGGTCGGCAAGGGCAACCCGCAAGGCGTCACCGGGCTGACCGACCTGACCAAGCCGGACCTGAAGGTCGCGCTCTGCGCCGACGCGGTGCCGTGCGGCGCCGCCACGAAAACCGCCACCACGGCGGCCGGCGTGACGATCACCCCGGTCACGCTGGAGCAGGACGTGAAGGCCGCGCTCGCCAAGGTCAAGCTCGGCGAGGTGGACGCCGCCCTGGTCTACCGCACCGACGCGAAGGCCTCGGCCGCCGACATCGACGCGATCGAGTTCCCGGAGTCCGCGACGGCGATGAACGACTACCCGATCGCCGTGCTGAAGACCGCGAGAAACCCGGCCGGCGGGCAGGCGTTCGTCGACTACGTGCTCTCCGCCGAGGGCACGAAGGTTCTCATCGAGGCCGGATTCCAGGCACCCTGA
- a CDS encoding acyl-CoA dehydrogenase family protein, with product MTTTHVSEKQARQTAEAARESEWRKPSFGKELFLGRLRLDLIDPRPEIPPSPDAEDFLARLGSFLRTEVNGPQIERDARIPDEVFQGLARLGAFGMKIDREYGGLGLSNLHYCKALTLIGSVNASVAALLSAHQSIGVPQPLKIFGSAEQKKAFLPRLAAGEVSAFLLTEPDVGSDPARLGTVAEPVEGGYRLNGLKLWATNGTLATLLVVMARVPEKGITAFVVEGDSPGITVERRNAFLGLRGLENSVTRFHDVFVPEANVIGGLGKGLKIALTTLNTGRLSLPAMCVGAGKRALTIAREWSADRVQWGRPVGEHEAVATKIAFIAATTYAMESMLDLSCLIADDASNDIRIEAALVKLFASEMAWKVADELIQIRGGRGYETADSLTARGERGAEAEQILRDLRINRIFEGSTEIMHLLIAREAVDAHLSVAGDIIDPDAGLGRKARAGARAGAFYARWLPTLAVGQGQNPTGYAPFGPLAHHLRYVERASRKLARSTFYAMSRWQGRLERKQGFLGRIVDIGAELYAMAAVCVRARAEGRPEGRELADLFCQQSRLRAEALFAALWENTDRLDVKAASRVLGGRYTFLEEGVIAPEAPADQAWVAAWQRGPAEVPDVRRRVPPPD from the coding sequence ATGACCACGACGCACGTCTCCGAGAAGCAGGCCCGGCAGACCGCCGAGGCCGCCCGGGAGTCCGAGTGGCGGAAGCCGAGTTTCGGCAAGGAACTGTTCCTCGGCCGGCTCCGGCTCGACCTTATCGATCCACGGCCGGAGATCCCGCCGAGTCCCGATGCCGAGGATTTTCTGGCGAGACTCGGCTCCTTCCTGCGTACCGAAGTGAATGGACCGCAGATCGAGCGCGACGCGCGCATCCCGGATGAAGTGTTCCAGGGCCTCGCGCGGCTCGGCGCGTTCGGAATGAAGATCGACAGGGAGTACGGCGGGCTGGGCCTGTCGAATCTGCACTATTGCAAGGCGCTCACGCTGATCGGTTCGGTCAATGCCTCGGTCGCGGCGCTGCTCTCCGCGCACCAGTCGATCGGCGTGCCCCAGCCGCTGAAGATATTCGGCAGCGCGGAGCAGAAGAAGGCGTTTCTGCCCCGGCTGGCGGCCGGTGAGGTGTCGGCGTTCCTGCTCACCGAGCCGGATGTGGGTTCCGACCCGGCCCGGCTGGGCACCGTCGCCGAGCCGGTCGAGGGCGGTTACCGGCTCAACGGGCTGAAACTGTGGGCCACCAACGGCACCCTCGCGACGCTGCTCGTGGTGATGGCCCGGGTGCCGGAGAAAGGCATCACCGCATTCGTGGTCGAGGGCGATTCGCCGGGGATCACGGTCGAGCGGCGTAACGCATTCCTCGGGCTGCGCGGACTGGAGAACAGCGTCACCCGGTTCCACGACGTGTTCGTACCCGAAGCGAATGTCATCGGCGGACTCGGCAAAGGCTTGAAAATCGCGCTCACCACGCTGAACACCGGCCGGTTGTCGCTGCCCGCGATGTGTGTCGGCGCCGGGAAACGGGCGCTTACGATCGCCCGGGAATGGTCCGCGGACCGGGTGCAGTGGGGCCGTCCGGTCGGCGAGCACGAGGCGGTGGCCACGAAGATCGCCTTCATCGCCGCGACCACGTACGCGATGGAGTCCATGCTCGACCTCTCCTGCCTGATCGCCGACGACGCGAGCAACGACATCCGGATCGAGGCCGCCCTGGTGAAACTGTTCGCCAGCGAGATGGCCTGGAAGGTCGCCGACGAGCTGATCCAGATCCGCGGTGGCCGGGGTTACGAGACCGCGGACTCGCTGACGGCCCGTGGCGAGCGCGGCGCGGAGGCCGAGCAGATCCTGCGTGACCTGCGCATCAACCGGATCTTCGAGGGTTCGACCGAGATCATGCACCTGCTGATCGCCCGGGAGGCCGTCGACGCGCACCTCTCGGTCGCCGGCGACATCATCGATCCCGACGCCGGCCTCGGACGCAAGGCCCGCGCGGGGGCGCGAGCCGGAGCGTTCTACGCACGGTGGCTGCCGACACTCGCGGTCGGTCAGGGCCAAAATCCCACGGGGTACGCCCCATTCGGTCCCCTCGCGCACCATTTACGGTACGTGGAACGCGCGTCCCGCAAACTGGCCCGGTCCACGTTCTACGCGATGTCGCGCTGGCAGGGACGCCTCGAGCGCAAGCAGGGTTTTCTGGGACGGATCGTGGACATCGGCGCGGAGCTGTACGCGATGGCGGCGGTCTGTGTCCGGGCCCGCGCCGAGGGCCGTCCCGAGGGCCGTGAGCTCGCCGACCTGTTCTGCCAGCAGTCCCGGCTGCGGGCCGAGGCGCTGTTCGCGGCGCTGTGGGAGAACACCGATCGGCTGGATGTGAAGGCGGCGTCGCGGGTGCTCGGCGGCCGGTACACGTTCCTGGAGGAGGGTGTGATCGCGCCGGAGGCGCCGGCGGACCAGGCGTGGGTGGCGGCGTGGCAGCGCGGGCCGGCCGAGGTCCCCGACGTTCGCCGTCGCGTCCCGCCCCCGGACTGA
- a CDS encoding alpha/beta hydrolase, with the protein MTITTMEYGGIDGFRPLLLDLHLPEPAEVPPPIVVFVHGGGWRRGSRQMFCPTWRDWQPGPFARLVAEGFAVASVDYRLSAEALFPAQLDDVTAAVGWLRAHAGELGVDAGRIVAWGESAGGHLAALLGLTVPGLAGVVDWYGPSDLRSHRGERELQLIGSPDRAAQASPVTHVHPGAPPFHLAHGTADQLVPVSQSEQLTAALRASAVPVDLKLISGAGHLWVDAPDPEAIFAAAVRFTHAVTDA; encoded by the coding sequence ATGACGATCACCACCATGGAGTACGGGGGAATCGACGGGTTCCGCCCCCTCCTGCTCGACCTGCACCTCCCCGAGCCGGCCGAGGTCCCGCCGCCGATCGTGGTGTTCGTGCACGGCGGCGGCTGGCGGCGCGGGTCCCGGCAGATGTTCTGCCCGACCTGGCGTGACTGGCAGCCCGGCCCGTTCGCCCGGCTGGTCGCCGAAGGGTTCGCGGTGGCCTCGGTGGACTACCGGCTCAGCGCGGAGGCGCTCTTCCCGGCCCAGCTCGACGACGTGACGGCGGCGGTCGGCTGGCTGCGCGCACACGCCGGGGAACTGGGCGTCGACGCCGGGCGGATCGTGGCCTGGGGCGAGTCGGCCGGAGGGCACCTGGCAGCCCTGCTCGGGCTGACCGTTCCCGGACTCGCCGGCGTCGTCGACTGGTACGGCCCGTCGGACCTCCGATCCCATCGGGGCGAGCGGGAACTCCAGCTGATCGGCTCACCGGACCGGGCCGCGCAGGCCAGCCCGGTCACCCACGTGCACCCCGGCGCGCCGCCGTTCCACCTGGCGCACGGCACGGCCGATCAGCTCGTCCCGGTGTCACAGAGTGAGCAACTGACGGCGGCTCTGCGGGCTTCCGCCGTACCCGTGGATCTGAAATTGATCTCCGGGGCGGGTCATCTCTGGGTCGACGCGCCCGATCCGGAAGCGATCTTCGCGGCCGCCGTCCGGTTCACGCACGCGGTCACGGACGCCTGA
- a CDS encoding DUF3592 domain-containing protein gives MWLFAGMGVVVVAVFSWLTYQNWTNDLALSDRGVETTARVTDVGGKGRVHVEFTTTDGRPISTLVGQGDEADGTRVRDTIPITYDPRKPTSEVRDTRVPENHRIAWFTTGMTLFALVGIPIATWQLAREHRRRRSGALRP, from the coding sequence GTGTGGCTCTTCGCCGGGATGGGGGTGGTCGTCGTGGCCGTCTTCTCCTGGCTCACCTATCAGAACTGGACGAACGACCTCGCCCTGTCCGACCGGGGCGTCGAGACCACGGCGCGGGTGACCGACGTCGGCGGCAAGGGCCGGGTGCACGTGGAGTTCACCACGACCGACGGCCGGCCGATCTCGACCCTGGTCGGTCAGGGTGACGAGGCGGACGGCACCCGGGTCCGCGACACCATCCCGATCACCTACGACCCCCGCAAACCCACGTCCGAGGTACGGGATACGCGCGTCCCGGAGAACCATCGGATCGCCTGGTTCACCACCGGCATGACGCTGTTCGCCCTGGTGGGGATTCCGATCGCGACGTGGCAGCTGGCCCGCGAGCACCGCCGCCGCCGTAGTGGGGCATTAAGGCCCTGA
- a CDS encoding DoxX family protein, which produces MNFTFAILAMGAFGVSGTSKVSGAPDTRHTAGHLGFSPGEFRFIGLIELLGVLGVTAGLFVTGIGVASAITLLLLMAGAVASHLICGDGIRGALLPTLAATVLTGYLITLT; this is translated from the coding sequence GTGAACTTCACGTTCGCGATCCTCGCGATGGGCGCCTTCGGCGTCTCCGGCACGTCCAAGGTCAGCGGCGCCCCCGACACCCGTCACACCGCCGGCCACCTGGGCTTCTCCCCGGGCGAGTTCCGCTTCATCGGCCTGATCGAGCTGTTGGGCGTGCTCGGCGTGACGGCCGGCCTCTTCGTCACCGGCATCGGCGTCGCCAGCGCGATCACCCTGCTCCTGCTGATGGCCGGCGCCGTCGCCAGCCATCTGATCTGCGGCGACGGCATCCGCGGCGCCCTGCTGCCCACCCTCGCCGCGACGGTCCTGACCGGTTACCTGATCACCCTCACGTGA
- a CDS encoding ABC transporter ATP-binding protein, whose protein sequence is MSLLDARLVAERGTFRLDIALTIAPGETVALLGPNGAGKTTALRALAGLTPLSGGHVRLAGQDLSDAAPEDRPIGVVFQDYLLFPHLSARDNVAFGPRRRGVDKRAAHEIADRWLDRVGLASFGRRKPRQLSGGQAQRVALARALAVDPVLLLLDEPLAALDARTRLETRGELRRHLAAHPGATLLVTHDPLDALVLADRLVVVEQGRVVQEGDAATITARPRTDYVARLVGLNLYQGRGDGHTVTLVDGFALATTDTVHGDAFVAFPPAAVALHPAQPGGSPRNTWPAVLADIQRHGDNLRVVLDGPITVAADITPAAAAQLRLEPGMEIWVAVKAAETRAYPAD, encoded by the coding sequence ATGAGCCTTCTCGACGCGCGGCTCGTCGCGGAACGCGGCACGTTCCGCCTGGACATCGCGCTCACCATCGCGCCCGGCGAGACCGTCGCGCTGCTCGGGCCGAACGGCGCCGGGAAGACCACCGCGCTGCGCGCCCTCGCCGGGCTCACCCCGTTGAGCGGCGGGCACGTACGCCTGGCCGGCCAGGACCTGAGCGATGCCGCGCCGGAGGACCGGCCGATCGGGGTGGTGTTCCAGGACTATCTGCTGTTCCCGCACCTCAGCGCCCGGGACAACGTGGCGTTCGGCCCGCGTAGGCGCGGCGTCGACAAGCGGGCCGCCCACGAGATCGCCGACCGCTGGCTGGACCGGGTCGGGCTGGCCTCGTTCGGCCGGCGCAAGCCGCGCCAGCTCTCCGGCGGGCAGGCGCAGCGGGTGGCGCTGGCCCGGGCGCTCGCTGTCGACCCGGTGCTGCTCCTGCTCGACGAGCCGCTCGCCGCGCTGGACGCCCGTACCCGGTTGGAGACCCGCGGTGAGCTGCGGCGGCACCTGGCCGCGCATCCGGGCGCTACGCTACTCGTCACCCACGATCCGCTGGACGCGCTGGTGCTGGCCGACCGGCTCGTGGTGGTCGAGCAGGGCCGGGTGGTGCAGGAGGGCGACGCCGCGACGATCACCGCCCGGCCGCGTACCGATTACGTGGCCCGGCTCGTCGGGCTCAACCTCTACCAGGGCCGCGGCGACGGGCACACGGTCACGCTCGTCGACGGGTTCGCGCTCGCCACCACGGACACCGTGCACGGTGACGCGTTCGTGGCGTTCCCGCCGGCCGCGGTCGCGCTGCACCCGGCGCAGCCCGGCGGCAGCCCGCGCAACACCTGGCCGGCCGTGCTCGCCGACATCCAGCGGCACGGCGACAACCTGCGCGTGGTGCTGGACGGGCCGATCACGGTGGCCGCCGACATCACGCCGGCGGCCGCGGCCCAGCTGCGCCTGGAGCCCGGCATGGAGATCTGGGTGGCGGTGAAGGCGGCCGAGACGCGCGCCTATCCCGCCGATTGA
- a CDS encoding IclR family transcriptional regulator produces the protein MTDVPARARGRRPPAGDPVVDRALSLLFAFDAAHPTLTLSELSRRSDIPPSSALRLANRLLAWGVLERDTSGRFAIGLRLFEVASLAQRGHGLREVALPYLGDLAEATHQHVLLAVRDGDEAVLVERFSGHDAIPVLYRVGGRLPLHSTGVGLILLAFADPEFQESYLARPLRREPEHAVIPAAELRRTLADARRERAVTLRRLVPEAAISVACPVHGPGDAVVAALSVIVPEGWPDPRSLIPALRTSARAISRALGAP, from the coding sequence GTGACCGACGTTCCAGCCCGGGCCCGGGGACGCCGCCCGCCCGCCGGTGACCCGGTCGTCGACCGGGCGCTGTCGCTGCTCTTCGCGTTCGACGCGGCCCACCCGACGCTCACCCTGAGTGAGCTGAGCCGCCGCAGCGACATCCCGCCGAGTTCCGCGCTGCGCCTGGCGAACCGCCTGCTCGCGTGGGGCGTGCTGGAACGCGACACGAGCGGCCGATTCGCGATCGGGTTGCGGCTGTTCGAGGTGGCGTCGCTCGCGCAGCGGGGGCACGGGCTGCGCGAGGTGGCGCTTCCCTACCTGGGCGACCTCGCCGAGGCGACCCACCAGCACGTGCTGCTCGCGGTGCGGGACGGTGACGAGGCGGTGCTTGTCGAGCGGTTCAGCGGGCACGACGCGATCCCGGTGCTGTACCGGGTGGGTGGCCGCCTGCCACTGCACTCCACCGGCGTCGGGCTGATCCTGCTGGCCTTCGCGGACCCGGAGTTCCAGGAGTCGTACCTGGCCCGGCCGTTACGGCGGGAACCGGAGCACGCGGTGATCCCGGCGGCCGAGCTGCGCCGTACCCTCGCCGACGCCCGCCGGGAACGCGCCGTGACGCTGCGCCGGCTGGTTCCCGAGGCGGCGATCTCGGTGGCCTGCCCGGTGCACGGGCCGGGTGACGCGGTGGTCGCCGCGCTCTCCGTGATCGTGCCCGAGGGCTGGCCCGATCCGCGCTCACTGATCCCCGCGCTGCGCACCTCGGCCCGCGCGATCTCCCGCGCCCTCGGCGCTCCCTGA
- a CDS encoding fumarylacetoacetate hydrolase family protein — protein MRDGQLVAWDQVTGAWVVVGDDLLTFLGGGIDAVRDAERAFGDPYRKEAGGGPMGLPLEAASLRCFALWEEHMINGARGMVERFGSPGIRRFARSFERVTGRVPPPMRPRPNFYRDPQFYMGNHRAMHADGATVAWPSFASVLDFECEIGMIIARSVTDCDTTEGRAAIGGFVILNDWSARDTQWDDTRRGTFGGVVKAKTFANSMSAVVVTADEVLPRWRELTGQVTVNGEIWAKSQTKSPMYDLGAVVKYAAHGEHLRPGDVLSSGTIPTLCGLELGRFPARGDEVRLELDLATGEPVTLTNRIEG, from the coding sequence ATGAGGGACGGACAGCTGGTGGCGTGGGACCAGGTCACCGGCGCCTGGGTGGTGGTCGGGGACGACCTGCTGACGTTTCTGGGTGGCGGGATCGACGCCGTACGGGATGCCGAGCGCGCGTTCGGTGACCCGTACCGGAAAGAGGCCGGCGGCGGACCGATGGGCCTGCCCCTGGAAGCAGCTTCGCTGCGGTGTTTCGCGCTCTGGGAAGAGCACATGATCAACGGCGCGCGCGGGATGGTGGAGCGGTTCGGGTCGCCGGGGATCCGGCGGTTCGCCCGGAGCTTCGAGCGGGTGACCGGACGGGTGCCGCCGCCGATGCGGCCGAGGCCGAACTTCTACCGGGATCCGCAGTTCTACATGGGCAATCATCGGGCCATGCACGCGGACGGGGCGACCGTCGCGTGGCCGTCGTTCGCCTCGGTGCTCGACTTCGAGTGCGAGATCGGCATGATCATCGCCCGGTCGGTGACGGACTGCGACACCACCGAGGGACGGGCGGCGATCGGCGGGTTCGTGATCCTCAACGACTGGTCGGCGCGGGACACCCAGTGGGACGACACCCGGCGCGGGACATTCGGCGGGGTGGTCAAGGCGAAGACGTTCGCCAACTCGATGTCCGCGGTCGTGGTGACGGCCGACGAGGTGCTGCCCCGCTGGCGCGAGCTGACCGGCCAGGTCACCGTGAACGGCGAGATCTGGGCGAAGAGCCAGACCAAGAGCCCCATGTACGACCTGGGCGCCGTCGTCAAATACGCCGCCCACGGCGAGCACCTGCGGCCGGGTGACGTGCTGAGCAGCGGCACCATCCCCACGCTCTGCGGCCTCGAACTCGGCCGTTTCCCGGCCCGGGGCGACGAGGTCCGCCTCGAACTCGACCTGGCCACCGGCGAACCGGTCACACTGACCAACAGAATAGAGGGGTGA